GCACCGGATCGTGGTCAACGCCTGCCTCGACCGGATGCGGCGCAAGTCCGTCAGGCCCGTCGCCGACGACGAGCTCATCGAGGCGGCGGAGCGCGAGACCCCGCTGCCCGACCAGACCGTCGAGCGCGAGGTCTCGATGGAGGTTTCGGCTGCTCTGAAACTGCTGCCCGCCGACCAGCGGGCGGCGTTGGTGCTGGTGGACATGATGGGCTATTCAGTCGAAGACGCAGCTCAGGTGCTCCAGGTGCCGAGCGGCACCGTGAAGAGCCGATGCGCGCGGGGACGCGCGAAACTTGCCCCAATTCTTTCGCATCTGCGGAACCGTTCGGACCTCAATCGCGTCTCATCCGCGAAGGGAGCAGAACTTCGTGACGGGTGATACGCACTACGATCTGGAAATCCTCGCCGAGCTGGCAGAGGGTCTCCTGGACGTCGGCACGGCGCGCCAGGTCCGCGAGCATCTCGCGGTCTGCGACCCCTGTGGGGAGCTTCTGGCAGACCTGGCGGCGGTTCGCGAGGTGCTGGCCGCGACCCCCACACCGGCCATGCCGATGGGTGTCGCACTGCGCATCGACAAGGCCCTGGCCGCCGAGGCGGAGTCCCGGCGCGGCGGGGGTGTCGGCCTCGTGGAAACTCCGGACTGGGATGAGCTCATGCGGGACGCCCCGTGGGAGCGGCCACCGGCCGAGGTTCCGGAGCCCGTACGCCTGGGCGCCGTGGCCTCCACAGCCGACGACGTCCCCGAGATCCCCGAGCCGGTACGTCTCGGCGTGGTCTCCGACGACGGCACGATCGTCCCCGCCAGGACCCGCACCACGCGGCGCCGGCGCTGGGCGATGCCCGCGGTCGCGGCCGCGGCGGCGGCCGTCGTGGTCGGCACTGCCGTGGCCTCCACCGGCCTGCTGGCGAGCGGCGGCGACGGCGGCACGAGCGTCGCGCCACCGGTCGCCCTGCCACCGGTGCAGTCGTCGGAGCCCCCGAAGGGGCATCTGAAGGCCAGGGGCTACGCCGTGACCAACAGCGACCACAACTACAGCGACCCCGAGCTGAAGATGTCGCTGGAGAGCTTCCTGGCGCCCGCGCCGGCCGTCCTCGACACCTCCAACGGGGCCGACTCGGTCGGCAAGTGTGTCAGCGCGGTCTCCAAGCGGTCCAAGCTCGACGTGTTCGCGGTGGACCAGGGCCAGTACAACGGCCAGGAGGCGCTCATCATGGCCTCGTGGAAGCAGCGCGCCGCCAAGAAGGTCCGGATCGACGTCGTCGACCCGTTCAACTGCAAGAATTTGCGTAGGCCCGCCCTGGGCCGCTGGTAACGGACATCCGTAAAAACCCCACGTCAGAGCCCGCTTCGGCGGGCTCTTTCGTTTCTCCCCGCGTTGCCGGGTAGGGCAGGGAATCAGGGCGGCCTAGGATCTGTTGACGCCGGTGCAATCAGCAGACGAGGAAGGCGTGGGAGCGTTGAGCGACGTCCGTAACGTGATCATCATTGGTTCCGGCCCCGCCGGTTACAC
The nucleotide sequence above comes from Nonomuraea gerenzanensis. Encoded proteins:
- a CDS encoding anti-sigma factor family protein → MTGDTHYDLEILAELAEGLLDVGTARQVREHLAVCDPCGELLADLAAVREVLAATPTPAMPMGVALRIDKALAAEAESRRGGGVGLVETPDWDELMRDAPWERPPAEVPEPVRLGAVASTADDVPEIPEPVRLGVVSDDGTIVPARTRTTRRRRWAMPAVAAAAAAVVVGTAVASTGLLASGGDGGTSVAPPVALPPVQSSEPPKGHLKARGYAVTNSDHNYSDPELKMSLESFLAPAPAVLDTSNGADSVGKCVSAVSKRSKLDVFAVDQGQYNGQEALIMASWKQRAAKKVRIDVVDPFNCKNLRRPALGRW
- the sigM gene encoding RNA polymerase sigma factor SigM, which translates into the protein MNSPPETPSAAERPAVTDAELLTAHINGDPHAFSEIVKRHRDRMWAVALRTLGDPDEAADAVQDAFVSAYRKAATFRGEAAVTTWLHRIVVNACLDRMRRKSVRPVADDELIEAAERETPLPDQTVEREVSMEVSAALKLLPADQRAALVLVDMMGYSVEDAAQVLQVPSGTVKSRCARGRAKLAPILSHLRNRSDLNRVSSAKGAELRDG